GTTCCAGGCTTAGAGCGACCTTTTGGGTGAATAAGTCCTTCTCAGCCTCCCCAACAGATCTTCTGACTCTTTCCTCTCTTGCTCTTCTTTCCTCCCCTTCAGCCGCAAGCAAGTATTGCCTCATACCTTCTAAGACTTCTGCAGCAATCTTCGGTCTTCCTGAGTTGGGGTTAATACCTACTTGACTTTCCTCCAAGACCCCATAGAGAGGGTCCGTCTCCTTGATCAACCTAGTAGGTCTTGGTTTAGGAATAGAGTTGCCTGCCCTTCTTGCATCACTCATAGCCTGTCTCTTCATAACTTCAATTGGACAATGATCCTTATCATGAGATAATCTTTGGCACGTGTAACAGCGCTTCTGGATTCTCTCATAGTGAAAGAAGATTTTTGTCGTGCCTCCTCTTAGCAAATTTATCACTTTCTCTTTTTTCAGAGGCTTTGAAACATCAAATCTCACTTTAACCCTTACAAACTCTCTGTTCTGTGGTTTGAGAGGATCAAAAGCGACTTCAGTTACAGGTGCTGCCAAATCTCCCAACGCCCATATCGCTTTCTTGGTGTAGTGGTTGGTTGGGATGTTACTGACCTGAACCCAGATAGGGATGAACTGAAGGAACTCCGGACCCGGAAATTCTGTCCATCTTTCCACCACAATGGTCCACTCTTTGTAAGAATGAACTCCTTTTTCCTGGACATCCAGAAGATCGTGTTTATGGTCAAATATGAACTGGAATCTCTCCTTTGACAGAGCTATCCCCCTGACTTTCCCTAACTTTTGCCACTTGCGCGGCATATCGAGAATGAGACTCGACATTTTCTGGTACATCGGGTTAAGAATCCGACCAATCAAACTAAGCTTGTTTGTGTCGTGAGAGCAGTAGTCCGGTAGATCAGGGAGATCAAACGGTTCATCCTCTTCCTCAAGCGACATCGCCATTAACGCCTTATCCATCGCCGCCGACATGACACTGGTTACAATCTGTCCCTTCCACGAGCTTTAACACAGACTTGTTGTAGACTTCTGAGATTCTGAACTTGGATCCCTTGATTTTGCTGCAGCTTCTTCACTTTAGATTTTGAAACTGATTTGAAAACCCTTCACAGCTTGGAAGAACACTTTTTAAACCACTTTCCCGATGAATAAAGTGCTTCTTTGATACCAACAGTATTTGTTACAGCTGTTTCTAACCACACAAAGCTCTAATCCTAAAGGGCAAAAAAGACCTtttggaagagagagagaaagcccACAAAAAGGAAACTTGGAGAGAATTCATGATGAACAGtcacttagagagagagagagtctatCAGTAGCTTGCTTTTTGGAAAACATTGATATTTGGTAAATACttttctagatattttttttttttaattcttgatTGGATAGTTAGCCTGCTTTGTTATCAGCTGTAAGAGGCCTACAGTATCAAAGATACACCGGCGATATTTGGTGACGGGATGAATGTCCACCGTTTAGCTCCTTCTCTACTTGCGGTACCTTTTCTCTAGCTCTCGTCAAccctaactctctctctctctcgagctGATTACTAATCTTCCTCTTCTCTTTTGTTCCCACCAGCTTTCTCTACCTACTACTCCACAACATGCCTCTTTAAGCTTCTCCTCTCTCGGCCTCGGCGTCGCCCCCAATGTTCTTAACCGCAATAAATCCGTAGTCCTCCACCGTCTGGTTACCTCCTTTAGTCAAAGTGTTAGTCTTTTTAATGTCTTCTTTAAATCTCTGTCTTGTTTAAGCAAAGAAGAATCCATTGAGAATGTGTGCATGTTTAGGCTTCCCATAAACCTGAAGATGCTGACCCTTatgttgatgaagaagaaggtaCATTCATATATTGTTGACAATTGTAGACTTATAAAGATCTTAACTTCGTTGCTCTGTGAATGATGGAATGATAATACATTCAGTCACAAAGGCTTTGCCTTTTTACtctcttccattttttttttgtataggaGGAGAAACAACGTTGGATAAGAATGCGACACGCTGGCAAAACCCGTTCGTTTCGGAAGAGTATGTGATTTACTCAAGTCCTTGATTTGGTAccatgttaaaaaaaagaagtactTCTTTGGTTCGTGACTCAAAAACTTATATGTTCTGTCCTAATCTTTTAGCTAAGAAGATCATTTCGATTCTGCTCTATTTGATTGAAATCTGCATTTTGAAAGGaagtattatattatttgggtAGTTAGTTAATATAGCCTTTTGACATACCCTATCTTCcttatgatgatgatggtcCTGTGCGACTGACATTTTGCTTGCAGGCTTGTAAAGAAATTGAAGAGATATGGATTGTCTGGAATATTGTCTTACGGTTTACTTAACACAGTCTATTACACCGCAGCTTTCCTCTTGGTGTGGTAAGTTGAACGTACTTTCTTTCGACCCTATGCTCTGCAATAAATATACATGAACTTTTGTTATTTATCATCTGGAACCTCACTCTGTTTTGGCATTTATAGATTTGATTATTCAGTAATATCTCTCCTTTTTTTTAAGTAAGTAGTAGTCTTTAGTGTCTTTTGCTCCATCATAACATACTTGAGCGAGAACAGTGATGATTATATGCATAGGTTTTATGTCGCCCCAGCACCGGGAAAAATGGGATATCTTGCTGCAGCTCAGAGGTATGGAATAATCTCAAGCATTTCATAGCGTCGTTATAGGGGACCCTAGTGAAGGACTCGTGGTGTTGGATGCAGATTTCTTAAAGTGATGGCCATGGTATGGGCTGGAAGCCAAGTTACTAAGCTCGTCAGAATAGGAGGGTGAGATCATGCCTGATATTAGTTTCTTACTTTGTTATGGTGTTTTTTTTGTACACATGAAGCGTGTTTGATGGATTTTGCAGGGCAGTGGCACTTGCACCTATTGTTGATAGAGGACTGTCTTGGTTTACAGTTAAATACAAGTTTAAAAGTCAGGGGAAAGTGAGTCACCCAAAAATTGCTGTTGAGTAATACATGTGTTGTGAAGAGTGATCTAACTTTGCATTTTTGACAGGCTTTCGGCGCAATGGTTGGGATATGTCTTGGTCTGGCTTTGATGCTATTTCTCGTTGTGACACTGCTCTGGGCCTAGCTCAGAGTAATTGCTGCATTTGCAAGAGTTTTTGCTTTTTAcaacaattttgtttttggttatttaCATTATGCACTTGACACGTATTGTGGATATGATTTGCAATGAAATTATGGATTACTCTACAAAGAAGAGGCTTTTTATATTCccagatgaagaagaaatgTATGTTTCAAATGTTTGATCTCTTAGCATATCTCAGAGTTGCAGCAGCAAGAACAAGTAGAAATGGTTATTCGAAGTTGGTTTCTTGGATTTTATGACAATTGTGAAGCAGCCAAATAGAGAGTTTCGTTGAAGAAGAAACTTCTTTTAATCAGAGAGAGCACAAATACAAAGATAATTAATAAGGAGGAGGTGCAACCATTAGCAGCAGCTTTATGGTGCGAATCAAGACAATGCCATAGCGGGAGCAACACTGCCTCTCGTGGCCTTCACGTACGCTATGTATTCACTATAATACATCCTGAATAATGTAGTCTGGTAACGTGATAGATGGATTCTCCTACGCACTGATTCAGTTATTTCCCCCTCGTACCCTGCTATACGCACCAGTGAGTCTATTGCCTCTATCTTTGTCCAGCCTGCGGAAtgagattatatatattagcaTAACGAGAGATCAATGCTGCAGTTCTTCAACGTTTGATACAAACAAAGGGCGGGAGTTCTCAGGTCtaactcaaaacatataaactcCAAATCTAAGTTTGTATCATCAAACATTGGTACCTTCATTAACTGGCACCTCAGGCAAGTATGTGACCCTTCGCCTTACAAGGTCACTGAACTCAATGATTATACCATGCTTTCCCACCTTTGATAACCAAATCAGGGAAAGTGTTTTAAGACATCAGAGGAGATCCACAAAACTAAGTGAGTCTAGGGATGTGACATGAGTAGAAGGTTTATCAGAATTAACTGAAGATAAATTACCTCCCAATCAAGATAATCCTCTGGAGTTTCATAATCAGTCACGATAGAGACAGTACATTGCAGAGACGGCAGTTCTCCGGGTTGTATTGGTGGGAACCTACGATCCCTCAGGGCACTGTAATATTACATATAACAAATGAATTCACGACCAatgttattaacaaaaaatacaGTTTGGAAATATAACAAATTTGAGTAATATATAAGGGTATGTTTATGGGGGTTCTTAGGATGGAGTTCCACATAAGGGTGGATATGTGCCATTTCATTTAATGCCAATCGATTTTTAAGTTAAAAGCCAAATCCATAAAACTTATTATGGTATCAGAGTGGAACCACACTCTGACTCACTAATCCAGAAAATGATCTGATCATTCTAACCTAAAGAAAGTTCAATTTATCATA
This portion of the Raphanus sativus cultivar WK10039 unplaced genomic scaffold, ASM80110v3 Scaffold1855, whole genome shotgun sequence genome encodes:
- the LOC108845310 gene encoding uncharacterized protein LOC108845310, producing MSAAMDKALMAMSLEEEDEPFDLPDLPDYCSHDTNKLSLIGRILNPMYQKMSSLILDMPRKWQKLGKVRGIALSKERFQFIFDHKHDLLDVQEKGVHSYKEWTIVVERWTEFPGPEFLQFIPIWVQVSNIPTNHYTKKAIWALGDLAAPVTEVAFDPLKPQNREFVRVKVRFDVSKPLKKEKVINLLRGGTTKIFFHYERIQKRCYTCQRLSHDKDHCPIEVMKRQAMSDARRAGNSIPKPRPTRLIKETDPLYGVLEESQVGINPNSGRPKIAAEVLEGMRQYLLAAEGEERRAREERVRRSVGEAEKDLFTQKVALSLEPIPTITKDLDKGKGHIFGYDATAVVVPPSDKSPQGSKLMASAIPAGTIVVRLEKPVWERLGARSSEATLSYASSKEDSTGFSQGFYEAGSSGINPKKKYIRKRPGKSKRKQKRGGDT
- the LOC108848004 gene encoding uncharacterized protein LOC108848004; protein product: MNVHRLAPSLLALSLPTTPQHASLSFSSLGLGVAPNVLNRNKSVVLHRLVTSFSQSASHKPEDADPYVDEEEGGETTLDKNATRWQNPFVSEELVKKLKRYGLSGILSYGLLNTVYYTAAFLLVWFYVAPAPGKMGYLAAAQRFLKVMAMVWAGSQVTKLVRIGGAVALAPIVDRGLSWFTVKYKFKSQGKAFGAMVGICLGLALMLFLVVTLLWA
- the LOC108848008 gene encoding uncharacterized protein At2g38710-like yields the protein MANREMAVYCFDTLVSHYNKEDTPPPAFEDATHPFYVTWKKAVNGGEPRLRGCAGTLEAHRLSSGFKEYALNGALRDRRFPPIQPGELPSLQCTVSIVTDYETPEDYLDWEVGKHGIIIEFSDLVRRRVTYLPEVPVNEGWTKIEAIDSLVRIAGYEGEITESVRRRIHLSRYQTTLFRMYYSEYIAYVKATRGSVAPAMALS